Proteins from a genomic interval of Croceicoccus naphthovorans:
- the uvrB gene encoding excinuclease ABC subunit UvrB, translated as MAELVIRRGLEEPDTSDNFVPHKPQRPEKSMPGKRFELVSEYQPAGDQPTAIEELVAAAQEGEKTQVLLGVTGSGKTFTMAKVIEEMQRPALILAPNKILAAQLYGEFKSFFPNNAVEYFVSYYDYYQPEAYVPRSDTYIEKESSVNEAIDRMRHSATRALLERDDVIIVASVSCLYGIGSVETYSAMIFDIKKGETVDQREIIRKLVALQYKRNDTAFARGNFRVRGDSLEVFPSHYEDMAWRVSFFGDEIEEISEFDPLTGKTGASLDKVRIYANSHYVTPGPTMKQASEAIRFELAERLKELEAEGKLLEHQRLEQRTNFDLEMIAATGSCAGIENYSRFLTGRLPGEPPPTLFEYLPDNALLFVDESHQTVPQIGAMSKGDHRRKITLAEYGFRLPSCIDNRPLRFNEWDAMRPQTIAVSATPGGWEMEETGGVFAEQVIRPTGLIDPPVEIKPVEDQVQDCINECKATAAKGYRTLVTTLTKRMAEDLTEFMHEAGVKVRYMHSDVETLERIELIRDLRLGVYDVLVGINLLREGLDIPECGLVCILDADKEGFLRSETSLIQTIGRAARNVDGRVILYADRMTGSMERAIAETDRRRAKQEEYNLEHGITPATIKRNIHDIVADTASKDGVTVDTGDDERNNLVGHNLRAYIEDLEARMRAAAADLEFEEAGRLRDEIRRLENEELGLPEGEHKAPRVGRSNEGKPGTRKTRYGKTQRKWKR; from the coding sequence ATGGCAGAACTCGTCATCCGCCGGGGTCTTGAAGAGCCCGACACGTCGGACAACTTCGTCCCGCACAAGCCGCAGCGGCCCGAAAAGTCGATGCCCGGCAAGCGGTTCGAACTGGTCAGCGAATACCAGCCCGCAGGCGACCAGCCGACCGCGATCGAAGAACTGGTCGCCGCCGCGCAGGAAGGCGAGAAGACGCAGGTCCTGTTGGGCGTAACCGGCAGCGGCAAGACGTTCACCATGGCCAAGGTGATCGAGGAAATGCAGCGCCCCGCGCTGATACTTGCGCCCAACAAGATCCTTGCCGCGCAGCTTTATGGCGAGTTCAAGAGTTTCTTCCCGAACAACGCGGTCGAGTATTTCGTCAGCTACTACGACTATTACCAGCCGGAAGCCTACGTCCCCCGGTCTGACACTTACATCGAGAAGGAAAGCTCGGTGAACGAGGCGATCGACCGGATGCGCCATTCGGCCACGCGTGCGCTGCTCGAACGCGATGACGTGATCATCGTCGCCTCGGTTTCGTGTCTCTACGGCATCGGCTCGGTCGAGACGTACTCGGCGATGATCTTCGACATCAAGAAGGGCGAGACTGTCGACCAGCGCGAGATCATCCGCAAACTGGTCGCCCTGCAATACAAACGCAACGACACCGCCTTTGCACGCGGCAATTTCCGCGTGCGCGGCGACAGTCTCGAAGTGTTTCCTTCGCACTATGAAGACATGGCCTGGCGGGTCAGCTTCTTCGGCGACGAGATCGAAGAGATCAGCGAATTCGATCCGCTGACCGGCAAGACCGGGGCGAGCCTCGACAAGGTCCGCATCTATGCCAACTCGCACTATGTCACCCCCGGCCCGACCATGAAGCAGGCGAGCGAGGCGATTCGCTTCGAACTGGCAGAGCGGCTGAAGGAACTGGAAGCCGAGGGCAAGCTGCTGGAGCATCAGCGGCTGGAGCAGCGCACAAATTTCGACCTTGAGATGATCGCCGCCACCGGGTCTTGCGCGGGGATCGAGAACTATTCGCGCTTCCTGACCGGACGCCTGCCGGGTGAACCGCCACCGACGCTGTTCGAATACCTGCCCGACAATGCGTTGCTCTTCGTGGACGAAAGCCACCAGACCGTGCCGCAGATCGGCGCGATGTCCAAGGGCGATCACCGGCGCAAGATCACGCTGGCCGAATACGGCTTTCGCCTGCCCAGTTGCATCGACAACCGCCCCCTTCGTTTCAACGAGTGGGATGCGATGCGCCCGCAGACCATCGCCGTGTCCGCCACCCCCGGCGGGTGGGAAATGGAGGAGACGGGCGGCGTCTTTGCCGAACAGGTCATCCGCCCCACCGGCCTCATCGACCCGCCGGTCGAGATCAAGCCGGTCGAGGATCAGGTTCAGGACTGCATCAACGAGTGCAAGGCGACCGCGGCAAAGGGCTATCGCACGCTTGTCACCACCCTGACCAAGCGCATGGCCGAGGACCTGACCGAGTTCATGCACGAGGCGGGCGTGAAGGTCCGTTACATGCACTCCGACGTGGAGACGCTGGAGCGTATCGAACTGATCCGTGACCTGCGGCTTGGCGTTTACGACGTGCTGGTCGGGATCAACCTGCTGCGCGAGGGGCTGGATATTCCCGAATGCGGGCTGGTCTGTATTCTCGACGCCGACAAGGAAGGCTTCCTGCGCAGCGAAACATCGCTGATCCAGACCATCGGCCGCGCCGCGCGCAACGTTGACGGTCGGGTCATCCTCTATGCCGATCGCATGACCGGCAGCATGGAGCGCGCGATAGCGGAAACCGACCGCCGCCGCGCCAAGCAGGAGGAATACAACCTAGAGCACGGCATCACGCCCGCGACGATCAAGCGCAACATTCACGACATCGTCGCCGACACCGCCAGCAAGGACGGCGTTACCGTCGATACCGGCGATGACGAACGCAACAACCTCGTCGGGCACAACCTGCGCGCCTATATCGAGGATCTCGAAGCCCGGATGCGCGCCGCCGCCGCCGATCTGGAATTCGAAGAGGCCGGACGCTTGCGCGA
- a CDS encoding amidohydrolase family protein, whose protein sequence is MRRFGWAAIWLAAMGGAQPALAGEPESFLIENVRILDLGGADPVLSAGDVLVRDGMIVDASGAVPDGVRRIDGNGRVLMAGLVDMHVHIWDRASLGAYLAAGVTTVRNASGMPMHLDLAQRIEAGDLLGPRLITTGPILNSPGPNAQINHQMVSSADEARAAVQAQYGAGFRRIKVYSNLTAEAYAAIHDEAERLGMTVMGHSPEGTRRQGMPHDVPFKIAFENLLDDGFTTFEHTETIVWHGLRDQHDVEAMRELASRIAASGIAVDPTLVAFYNLLRVAETKGGYLTRDGVETLNPLLVAQEQPNYERWTHEDVERNRAAFEFYKLATRILAEEGVSLIAGSDAGIFTNIPGVSLIDELALLEEAGLTRHAVLRAATINPAEVLGEAGEVGAVAAGQRADLLLLDGDPTEDLSVLRSPAAVVAGGHYLDRVELARLLASASVHDIERTKRNVVQGLIAQDADVSALGL, encoded by the coding sequence ATGCGTCGATTTGGGTGGGCAGCGATCTGGCTGGCGGCGATGGGCGGTGCGCAACCGGCTTTGGCAGGTGAGCCGGAATCCTTCCTGATCGAAAACGTCCGCATCCTCGATCTGGGTGGGGCAGATCCGGTGCTGTCCGCTGGCGATGTCCTCGTTCGCGATGGCATGATCGTCGACGCGTCCGGTGCGGTGCCCGATGGCGTGCGGCGTATCGATGGCAATGGCCGCGTGCTGATGGCCGGTCTCGTCGACATGCACGTTCATATCTGGGATCGCGCGTCGCTGGGCGCTTATCTGGCGGCGGGCGTGACGACGGTGCGCAATGCGTCGGGCATGCCGATGCATCTCGATCTGGCGCAACGGATCGAGGCGGGCGACCTACTTGGCCCGCGCCTGATCACGACCGGGCCGATTCTCAACAGCCCGGGCCCCAATGCGCAGATCAACCACCAGATGGTGTCTAGCGCGGACGAAGCGCGTGCGGCGGTGCAGGCGCAGTACGGAGCCGGATTTCGCCGGATCAAGGTGTACTCGAACCTGACGGCGGAGGCCTACGCGGCGATCCATGACGAGGCGGAGCGGCTGGGTATGACGGTCATGGGCCACTCGCCCGAAGGCACGCGCCGTCAAGGCATGCCCCATGACGTCCCGTTCAAGATCGCATTCGAGAATCTGCTCGACGATGGCTTTACCACCTTCGAGCACACCGAAACGATCGTCTGGCACGGTCTGCGCGATCAGCACGATGTGGAGGCAATGCGCGAACTGGCCAGCCGGATCGCCGCGTCCGGCATTGCCGTCGATCCGACCTTGGTGGCGTTCTACAACCTGTTGCGGGTGGCGGAAACGAAAGGCGGGTACCTCACGCGCGACGGGGTGGAAACGCTCAACCCCCTGCTCGTCGCGCAAGAACAGCCGAATTACGAACGCTGGACGCATGAGGATGTAGAGCGGAACCGTGCGGCATTCGAGTTCTACAAGCTGGCGACCCGAATCCTTGCGGAGGAAGGCGTTTCGCTGATCGCGGGAAGCGATGCGGGCATCTTCACCAATATTCCGGGCGTCTCGCTAATCGACGAATTGGCCCTGCTGGAAGAAGCGGGACTGACGCGCCACGCCGTTTTGCGCGCGGCCACGATCAACCCGGCAGAGGTCTTGGGCGAAGCGGGCGAGGTAGGCGCCGTGGCAGCGGGCCAGCGTGCCGACTTGCTGTTGCTCGATGGCGATCCGACAGAGGACTTGTCCGTTCTGCGTTCTCCCGCCGCCGTCGTCGCGGGCGGGCACTATCTCGATAGGGTTGAACTGGCGCGGCTGCTTGCGTCTGCATCGGTGCACGATATCGAACGGACGAAGCGCAACGTGGTTCAGGGGTTGATCGCGCAAGATGCGGACGTGTCTGCGCTGGGGCTCTGA
- a CDS encoding DUF3617 domain-containing protein has protein sequence MPIRPVARLTVLCLAPLTLAACGSDEPAEQAAASAEGMSTDEIAAEMKQGVRPQPGQYRSNAELVSLEIPGMPAAQVDQLKSMMAGAMAQANTYCLTPEDAEQGFEKMATEAQENCKVEKFDVDGGKFSGRFVCSGDDASGTMTMDGSGTETSSQMNMAMDMSSGSIPGGKMMMKMRASSERIGECEG, from the coding sequence ATGCCCATCCGCCCCGTTGCCCGGCTTACCGTCCTGTGCCTTGCCCCGCTGACCTTGGCCGCCTGCGGTTCCGACGAACCGGCCGAGCAGGCTGCGGCCTCTGCCGAAGGGATGAGCACCGACGAAATCGCTGCCGAGATGAAACAGGGCGTTCGGCCCCAGCCGGGGCAGTACCGTTCCAACGCCGAACTGGTCAGCCTTGAGATACCCGGCATGCCCGCCGCGCAGGTCGACCAGTTGAAAAGCATGATGGCCGGCGCGATGGCGCAGGCAAATACCTATTGCCTGACGCCGGAGGATGCCGAGCAAGGCTTCGAAAAGATGGCGACCGAGGCGCAGGAAAACTGCAAGGTCGAGAAGTTCGATGTCGATGGCGGTAAATTCTCGGGCAGGTTCGTATGCAGTGGCGACGATGCCAGCGGCACGATGACGATGGACGGCAGCGGCACCGAAACTTCGTCGCAGATGAACATGGCGATGGACATGTCGTCTGGCAGCATCCCGGGTGGGAAGATGATGATGAAGATGCGCGCCAGTTCCGAACGCATCGGCGAGTGCGAGGGATAG
- a CDS encoding esterase/lipase family protein — MQSTTGNINDGADFVPDGKGDRPAATGHASAPREPGRGFSLLFGELARRHQLASRPQPDGVATPKSKLLISEFASLAFPQVYAAMHGPVALPKAEHPRAVMLLPGFGSHPWRMARMRKELEKAGHSVTDWGLGWNLGPTVDRFERLLSRIERVSRAEGRKLVLVGWSLGGLFAREAAKRLPDRVEMVVTMGSPFSGDMHGNNAWRVYHWITGHPVDQPPVGENFAEKPPVTTVALWSAQDGVVHRHCACGRTGERDISISVRCTHMGFAWHPRAIQCVAQVLDTVPASVHEGDGELREGRKTDETGVS; from the coding sequence ATGCAATCGACGACGGGCAACATCAACGACGGAGCGGATTTCGTGCCGGACGGTAAGGGCGACAGGCCAGCCGCGACGGGCCATGCGTCTGCTCCGCGTGAGCCGGGCAGGGGCTTTTCGCTGTTGTTCGGCGAATTGGCGCGGCGGCACCAACTGGCCTCGCGCCCGCAACCCGATGGCGTTGCGACGCCCAAGTCGAAACTGCTGATTTCAGAATTCGCCTCTCTGGCATTTCCGCAGGTCTATGCCGCAATGCACGGGCCGGTCGCCTTGCCCAAGGCAGAACATCCCCGCGCGGTCATGTTGCTGCCCGGATTCGGCTCGCACCCGTGGCGCATGGCGCGGATGCGCAAGGAATTGGAAAAGGCGGGTCACTCGGTCACCGACTGGGGGCTGGGCTGGAACCTTGGCCCCACGGTCGACCGATTCGAACGGCTGTTGTCGCGAATCGAGCGCGTGTCGCGGGCAGAAGGTCGCAAGCTGGTCCTTGTCGGTTGGAGCCTTGGCGGACTTTTCGCGCGAGAGGCGGCGAAGCGCCTGCCCGATCGTGTCGAGATGGTCGTGACTATGGGCTCGCCCTTTTCGGGCGACATGCACGGCAATAATGCGTGGCGCGTCTATCACTGGATCACCGGCCATCCGGTCGATCAGCCGCCAGTGGGTGAAAACTTCGCGGAAAAACCGCCGGTTACGACTGTCGCGCTGTGGAGCGCGCAGGACGGTGTCGTTCATCGCCACTGCGCCTGCGGGCGAACGGGTGAGCGGGATATTTCGATTTCAGTGCGCTGTACGCACATGGGTTTCGCGTGGCATCCCCGCGCGATCCAGTGCGTTGCGCAAGTCCTCGACACGGTGCCTGCCAGCGTGCATGAAGGGGACGGAGAGTTGCGAGAGGGCAGGAAAACCGACGAAACAGGGGTTTCATGA